The DNA segment TCATCGCGACGATCGCGAAGCCGATCTCGCGCGCGCCCTCGATGGATGCGCGCATCGGCGGCACGCCGTTCTCGATATGCCGATGGATGTTCTCCAGCATCACGATCGCGTCGTCGACGACGAGCCCGATCGCCAGCACCATCGCCAGCAGCGTCAGCGTGTTGATGGAGAATCCGGCCAGGTACATCAGCGCAAAGGCGCCGACCAGCGAGATCGGGATCGTCACCAGCGGGATGACGGTGGCGCGCAGCGACCGGAGGAACAGGAAGATGATCAGCACCACCAGCACGATCGCCTCGGCGATCGTCATGTAGACGTTGCGGATCGATTCCTCGATGAATTCGGACCGGTCGTAGGACGGCTCGAGCGTCATGCCCTCCGGCAGCATCTCGATGACCCGCGGCAGTTCGGCGCGCACGGCGGTGGAGACGTCGAGCGGATTGGCGGTCGCCTGCTTGACGATGGCGACCGTGACCGAAGTTCGCCCCTTGTAGCGGACATTGCGGCTTTCGTCGCGCGGGCCGATCTCGGCGCGGCCGACATCCGAAAGCCTGACCAGATAGCCCTGGTCGGTCTGCCGGATGATGAGGTTGTTGAACTCCTCGGGCGTGTTGAGATCGGTCTGCGACAGCACCGTGAACTCGCGGTCGCGGCTCTCGATGGTGCCGGCCGGAATCTCGACATTCTGCTGTCGCAGCGCTGCCTCCACGTCCTGCACCGTGACGCCGTAGGCGGCGAGCCGGGCGCTGTCGAGCCAGATCCGCATCGCGTATTCGCGGCTGCCGTAGATCATGATCTGGGCGACGCCCGGCAGGCTCTGGAGCTGGTTTGCGACGATCTTGTCGGCGGCCTCGGTCACCTCCAGCGCGTCGTGCCGATCGCTGGACAGCGCGATATAGTAGACCGGCTGGGCGTCCGCCTCGACCTTGCGGATCACCGGCTCGTCGATCTCGTCGGGCAGCTGGCGGCGGGCGCGTCCGACCCTGTCGCGCACGTCCGCGGCCGCGTCGGAGGGGTCGCGGTCGAGATTGAAGGTGATCGAGATCTGGCTGCGCTCCTGACGGCTCACCGAGGACATGAAGTTGATGCCCTCGATGCCGGCAAGGGAATCCTCGAGCACCTTGGTGACCTTGGACTCGACGATCTCCGCGCTGGCGCCGGTATAGGTCGTCTCGACGCTGACCACCGGCGAGTCGATCGCCGGATACTCGCGCACGGTCAACCGCTCGTAGGAGACGACGCCGACCAGCAGCACCACCAGGCTCAGCACCGTGGCGAAGACCGGCCGCCTGACGCAGATTTCCGAGATCCGCATGAGACCGCCTCAGGAGGCGGAAGCCGCGTGTGCGGGCGCTTCCCGCATCACGGGGGCGACCGCGGCCCCGTCGCGGATCTTGATCTGGCCGGCGACGATCACGACATCGCCCTCCGCCAGCCCCTCGCGAATCTCGACCTGTCCGAACCGCCGCTGGCCGAGGACAACCGGTGTGCGCACCGCCTTGCCGTCGATCACCCGGTAGACGAAGGTGCCGTTGGCATCGGCGACGATCGCATCCTCGGACGCCACGATGGCGCTGTCGCGCGACTGGGTCTCCAGCAACACCCGGGCGAACAGGCCGGGGCGGAGGATTCCGTCGGGATTGGGCACGACGGCGCGCAGGGCGATCGATCGCCCGGCCGGGTCGATCTGCGGATTGATCGCGTAGACTTCGCCGGTGAAGGTGCGCTCGCCGAGCGCGTCGACCTTGATCTGGATGCGGGCGCCGCTGCGGACATGGGGCAAGTAGCGCTCCGCCACCGAGAAATCGACCTTGATCGGGTCGATCTTCTCGAGGTTCACCAGCTTCTGGCCCGGCTGCACGTATTCCCCGACGCTGACATTGCGCAGGCCGACGATTCCGTCGAAGGGGGCGACGATGCGCATCTTGTCGAGCCGGCTCTGGGCGAGCGTGAGCAGTGCTTCGGCCACCTGCAGTTCGGACAAGGCCTCGTCGCGCGCCCGCGCCGTGCCGGCTCGCGACTGCAGCAGACCGTCCGCCCGCTCGAAATTACGCTTCCGCAGCTCGTGATTGGCCTGCGCCTCGATCAGCTCGGCCTCATGCACGGTGGAATCGAGCTGGAACAGGACATCTCCTTCCCTGACGGCCGATCCCTCGGTGAAGGCGATCGAGGAGATCCGGCCGGCGATCTCGGGACTGATGGTGACGGATTCCGCCGAGATCAGCGTGCCGATGGCCGTCGCCTCCTCGATGACGCGTTCGACGCGTACCGGCTCGGCCTCCACCGGCACCGGCCCGGCCTGGCCGGCCGCCGCGACCACGCTCAGGACGAGGCCGGCGACTGTGGCACCGGCGGTCTGGATCCACAGACAGGACTTGGTCAAACCGCAATCCTTTCGTGAAGCGGAGCCCGCATCCTCCGCAGGTCAGCCATTCGCCCGCTGGAACGCGCCGTAGCATGGCACCGGATGCGACCCGGTCAAGTGAGCCCCTCGCCGCATTGGGTCGGCTGGGCCATGCCCGGATGCCTCCG comes from the Tepidamorphus gemmatus genome and includes:
- a CDS encoding efflux RND transporter periplasmic adaptor subunit codes for the protein MTKSCLWIQTAGATVAGLVLSVVAAAGQAGPVPVEAEPVRVERVIEEATAIGTLISAESVTISPEIAGRISSIAFTEGSAVREGDVLFQLDSTVHEAELIEAQANHELRKRNFERADGLLQSRAGTARARDEALSELQVAEALLTLAQSRLDKMRIVAPFDGIVGLRNVSVGEYVQPGQKLVNLEKIDPIKVDFSVAERYLPHVRSGARIQIKVDALGERTFTGEVYAINPQIDPAGRSIALRAVVPNPDGILRPGLFARVLLETQSRDSAIVASEDAIVADANGTFVYRVIDGKAVRTPVVLGQRRFGQVEIREGLAEGDVVIVAGQIKIRDGAAVAPVMREAPAHAASAS